The following nucleotide sequence is from Nomascus leucogenys isolate Asia chromosome 13, Asia_NLE_v1, whole genome shotgun sequence.
AGGGCAAAGGAAACCATGGACCAGGTCAGAGGAGGCACGGGCAGGACCCCAgccccccacctcagcctggcTCTGAGTTCCGCTCTGCCATTCTTGCTGTGGGTTGTGAGGAGAGTCctttgcctctctgggcctgtttcccaGTCTGTCACTTTGGGGATAGTAACAGCCTCCACCTCACAAGACCActgtgaggatgcagtgagaccCCCCACAAAGGCACTGGTTGCTGCTTGGTTGATGGATACCATTGATGCTTTATGAATGGGAGCCCAGAACCATGGAGCATCTTCTCCAAGTCCAAGTCTCTCCAGCAGAGTCAGGGGCCCCCCATAGCTCCCCTATGCTACACTCCACTGCAGGAGCATTCTGGAGGGCTGccgatcattcattcattcattcagtaaatctTCATCAAGCCTCTACTATAAGCCAAGCCCTGTGGCAGGTGCTGGGGAGCCAGCAGAGAACAAGCCAGACCCAGTTCCTGCCCCAGTGTAGCTCGTAGTCTAGGGCTATGTGGTCCAATAAGGCAGCCACAGTTAGTGGCTATGGCTAATTAATTAGTCCTATGGCTAATTAAATtgaaattcattaaaatgaaataaaataaaaaattcaggtccacagttgcactagccacatttcagtgctcagtagccacatgtacCTGTGGCTTATCATGGCTGCTGCTTTGGACAGTATAAATTTCCATCCTTGAAGAAAGTTCCGTCAGTAACAGTACTAGACTAGGGACTTTTCACCTCTGACCcagtggctgggtcaaatgccAAGGTGGGTCAGCCACTAACCGTGCCTGTTTTGGGAAGTCCTAGGGAAATTCCCACAGAGCCCTGCTCCTCTGTGTACCAATTGTTCCTTCCCATGGGGGCAGATCACCCAAGTGCCTTGAGACAGTAGTTCTCAAGGAACAAGGGCATCCTCCCTGGAATTACATCAGCAGGTCACACTGATGGGGTATGAATAGCACATGAGACACTGGGCTTGAGAGATCTGGGTTCAGCTTTCTGTCTTAGGCATGTCTTGTTGAGTGAATTTCCTTTTACATCCCAGGTGCAGAAGAAAGCAGTTGTAGGATCTCACCCTGGGCGGTGCTGTGATTGAATCTCAACCTGGGCCCACAATTTCAGATCCAGGGAAAGCAATTTTAGAAAGTTCAGGAAGTTCCCTACTCCCATCCAGCCTGCACAGTTTGTCTACAAAGTGGAAGGAGTCCCACTGTCATCTGCCCCAGTTATCAAAGGGGTTGTGCCCATTCCAGGGCACAGGATCATGGGACAAGTGAAGGCCCCAATTCTCTGAGTGTGGCCTGGTGTGATATTTTATGAGGACTAAAGGAAGGGTGAAACCTTTGACCCAGCATTTCTTGGCATCCCggacttttcatttcattgcagTTAAGGATTCATGGCATGGTTTTGGCAGCCacagcaggggagggagagaggtgaCCCCCACCTCAGTCAGTCCCTCTGAGTGAAGGAGGTCCCTCTGGTCACACCCAAAGGCTCTCACCTCATAGACAAAGATCTCGGGGGTGACATAGTGGAGGTTGACCACGCCGGGGAGGGCAATTCCCATGGCCAAGAGAGCtgcaggcaagaaagaagaaaggatcgTCCCCTGGAGCCAGCCTGTGCTGAAGCCCTCATGTGCATCACAGCACTGAGTCCTCGCAGGCATCTGCGAGATGGATGCCATTAttgttatacccattttacagaaggggaaGCTGGGGgtcagagagaaaaaggaacttgGTGAAGATCACACAGCTGCTACACAGATGTGTGCCAAGGGGCATGCACACATGGGCTGCTAGACTCCAGAGGCCCCCTCTCACcctgtgagcctgggaggtgggaagggggCTGGGATTGAGCACTGAGCAGATGTGGGGTATGATGGGGGCCAAAGGGGCCCTGCTGGGGTGGAGGGCAGGGCTTACCATTGAGATGGTCCAGCAGGGGCTTCTCAAAAACGGTGCCCATCAGTGTGCGCACCTGATCTGTCTGTGGCCACGGAGCCAGGGAGATGAGCCCGTCCCAGCCGAGGGGCCAGAAGAGATGGACAGTCAggcacatacataaatatacacagagacagacagacaacgGATAGatggcagaggctgaggcacaggaaggaaggcagatcacccatgtcctgggttcaagtggggCCCAGAAATACCCCCGGGGCTGGCTCAGCCTTCGCAGGATCACACCCAGCAGCAGTGCTCACCGGAGTGGAGGCTGAGGGACAGGCACTGACTGTGGACACTCATGCACTGTGTGACCAACAGGTGGACTGGCCAGCAGACTGCCTGACACAGATGATcgacagacagacagactgacAGCTGGGTAGAAGGGGGGCATGTTGATGGCATGCCAGCTGACAAGTGGATGTATGGTGGCCGATGACCCAATCACATCACCTGGCTGAAGGGACAGCTGACATTCTTTGTCCAACTGACCAATGGACTTTTGGGGTGAGGGCTGGGTGACAAGTCATCGACTGCCAGGCAGAGTATCAGGCAGATGGACTGACTGGCCACTGTCCCCAAGCAGCCCGGGGAAGCCTGACTGTAgtggcacacacaggcacacgggTCAGCACACATACACTGACATGCCTTCCCCAGGCTCAAGGCGTGCCCCACCCAGGACGGGGGTTTCTAGAGGCCCCAGCCCCACACTCACATCAATGAAGCCCACGTTGGAGGAGGCCACTGTGAGCTGGACAGCCCTGAAAGAGAAGCAGGAGAATTCAGGACAGGGTCTGGCACCTCCCTACCCCCAGGCTCCCTGACTAGCACCGTGACCCAGGGTGGCGATGGACCCATTACACAGAAGAACACACTGAGGCTGCTGGGTCCAGGTGGGCTCGCTTACCCCAGCACAGACGTGGTCCCCTGAAGCTTCACCTTGGACACAGAGAGCTGGAGGCTCAAGTTCACTACCTGGGTACATGGGGAGAGCAGGGTCAGAGGGCACAGAGCCACAAAGGGGGCACCAGCCACCCAGCCTCCCACCCATACCCCGACTCATTCAGGCAGCAGGTGTCTGTGGAGCCCCCGCTATGTGCCAGGCCCCATGCTGAATGCTGGCAACAACACAGTGTGAACAAGGCAGACCAGCTCCCTGCCCTGGGAACAAGCCGCCAGCTGTGGGAGAGGGGGACCATGACCACAGTAACCAGACACCATCCTTTCAGAGAGTGGCAGGGGCCACAAAGGCAGAGAGGAGGTGCCGAGAAGGCTGATGGGGACCTTCTTACTCAGAGTAGGCCAGCAAGGCTGCagcatttaagctgagacctggaagaggagggggagCTGGCCATGCCAAGAGCCAGGGTGGGAGACTCCTGGACCGAGGGCTCAGCACatgcaaaggtcctggggcaggAGTGTCCTGACACGTTCAAGGATCAGCGAAGACATTAGTGTGACTACAGCAAAGACGAGGGGACAGCGCAGCAGGGAGGGAGGTCTCTGTGCCAGTTGCCTGCCTTCCGACCAGCCCCACCGCACTCACCACATCCACGGAGAAGAGGGACTGGAAAGCTGAGTTGGAGGCTGCGGCCAGGACCTCCACAAAGGGCTGCAGACGCAGGGTGGCATTGTTCGTGTGGAGCATGGCCACAGGTGTGGCACCCAGCCGCACCTTGAGCACCACAGGCATGGGCTCGGAGAACTGGCGGGccacctggggaggcagaggcagaggaggcCCTGCTGGGGCAGCGGCTGGTGGGCTCTCTGGTCAGTCACTCCTCAAATGCTGATTGGGCCACCACGGTGCTGTATGTGACTAGGCACAGACGTGGGTCCCCCCCAGGCCGCTGGACAAGACGAGGGGGTTGGATCTCCCCGAGGAGGTGACCTTGAGCTTGGTCTTGAAGAAGGATaagggaaagggaggagaaagacaTTCCAAACAGCGGACACTGCTCAAGCAAAGGCACCGGCAGACAGAGTGTGATGTCTGGGCAGAAGTTAGAGCCTCCCCAAGACGGAGGAGCAGGTTTAAGGACAGATGCTGAACTTCACTTGGGACAGATAAGAGCCAGCAGAGATCCCACGACCCAGAGAACCCCCACCCCAGTCCCCTGTCTCAGTCCCTGGAATGATCAGAAACATCACCAACCTCCGGGATGAGCCGGCCCAGCGCAGAGGTGTTCAGCGGGTTGTCGTCCGACCTCTGAAATCAGCCCCCCAGGCCACAACAGGTTTTAGGGCAGCTGCTCCCCAAGACAGATCACCACTTTCCCCCTGAGCAATGACTCCCCATAGCCCCTGTCTAACCCTTCCGACAGCCACCCTGTGGCGCCAGCTTCAGCGGCCCCACCCACCCACGATTAGGCCTCTGGGGGGGTCTCCCTAGGCTGGGCCACAGGGGGGTCTTGCCCCACGGGCCCTGGGCTGCAGGTCGGGCCCTCACCAGCTGCCCTGTGATGTCCAGGTTGAGGGCACCGGACTTCTGCAGCAGCAGGAGCGCAGAGTCAAACAGGTGCTGGGAGAGGCCCACGGTGGCCATGGAGCCCTCGGTACCCACAAGCCTTGGCAACACAAAAGGGGTGGCATCCATGGGCAGGATGATGGGCTTGCCCAGCAGGAAGAGAACAGCCTGtaggggtgggagggggaagtGGGAGAAAAGCGGCAGGGCCTCAGCACGGAGGTGGCTCCATGGCCGAACCTGGACTCCTAGATGCCACTCCCTGCCCCCCCAGCCCCTGCAAGATGCCACATGTGTAGCTCACACTTTTGCCTGTGTGGCGTGCTCCCGGCTGGGACACTATTccagctcctcctctcccttcccactCCCCCGCTCCTTTAGGAATCTTCTGGAACACCAAGGACTCCAGGGGCAGCAagcccccagccctgggctggCCGGGAGGCACTTACATTGACTTCCAGGGAAATGTAGTCACTGGTGACAGTGGGCACACTGACCATGGAATAGCGGATCTGGGACTCAGGACCCACGGGGTTGAGGCCTTCATGAAAGCAGGGTGTAGAAGAAAAGATGACATATTTAGCACTGCTCACAAAGTTTCATCTATCcagaaaagtttatttattgTCTGATTACCCTGATTAGCCAGAGCCAGGCCACAAAACAAAAGAGGCAGAGCAAGCCTCTGAATAAGCAAATTTAAGTGGCAAAGTGCACACGGCCAGGATTGAGCTACTCACAGCCTGCTGACTCTTAGTTTAGACACAGTTCTAAGAGGTATGCTTTCTGCTTTCCCCCTCGGTGGGAGACTAGTGACCCCAAGttagaaggaaggggaggggcccAATCCAGGCACAAATATCCCCTGACAAAGGTGAGAAGCAAccacagaaaaagaagagaactcTCACTTATTGAGGTCCAGACGTTTGACTTACAGCATCTCATTCAATCCTCGTTACAATCCTGTAGGGTTATTTTatacacacgcacgcacacacgcgcacacacacgtacacacacatgcacacacagtctGGTGAGGTTCGGTCTTGCCCAGAAGTGTAATACCTGGTCAATCTGACCCCAAAGCTATGCTCCTCTCACCTCATCACACTGTCTCCTATGAGAACTCCAAGGGCACACCCCACTGGGGCCAGTTATGCAAGATCACAGAAGTCCAGCTTCCCTAAGAGACCCTCCGAGCAGCCTTCAGGGAGGCATGACTCAGAGCCcaactcctctgagcctcagaaTACTCTTGCAGGGAAGTTTCAAAGGgcgaggccaggcgcggtggctcacgcctgtgatcccagcactttgggaggccgaggcaagagctAGTCTCTGGAATGATGATTCTAGATTCTTGAATGATTCCAGATTCTAAGTGTCAATGGTCCTTGGATTCTCCAATGTTAAGACTCATgatttcaaaattgtattttgtttttcagattttttgatcTAAGATATACAGATTCTAGAATCAAAGACGGTTTTGGTTCTAGAATTTGGAGATGCCCAGATTTCATGAATAATTACACTGTTTTGGGAGCTCACAATTCAGTCACCCTACAACTGACTCTCCTAGAGGTCAACCGTGATCCAGAGTGGAGCCTTTGGAGGGTCCTAGGGGCTTCAGGGGGTCCCAGAggccccatccccatcccctggCTCCCAGATCTTACCAATTAAGGTGCCCAGGTGGACATTGACACCCTGTACCAGGTTGGAGATGCTCAGGCACAGCTGTGGtaagacagagagaaggaggcTGGGGTTAGGGCAGTCCTCGGGCTGGAGGGCACAAGGCTGGGAGGGATCTAGAGTCCCTCTCTAGAAGCCTCCCCAACCCATACACCATGCCTGGAATCCCTTCCTCCACCCGCCAATGG
It contains:
- the BPIFB2 gene encoding BPI fold-containing family B member 2 — its product is MAWAHRLGLLLALLLPVVSASTPGTVVRLNKAALSYVSEIGKAPLQRALQVTVPHFLDWSGEVLQPTRIRILNVHVPRLHLKFIAGFGVRLLAAANFTFKVFRTPEPLELMLPVELLADTRVTQSSIRTPVVSISACSLFSGHANEFDGSNSTSHALLVLVQKHIKAVLSNKLCLSISNLVQGVNVHLGTLIGLNPVGPESQIRYSMVSVPTVTSDYISLEVNAVLFLLGKPIILPMDATPFVLPRLVGTEGSMATVGLSQHLFDSALLLLQKSGALNLDITGQLRSDDNPLNTSALGRLIPEVARQFSEPMPVVLKVRLGATPVAMLHTNNATLRLQPFVEVLAAASNSAFQSLFSVDVVVNLSLQLSVSKVKLQGTTSVLGAVQLTVASSNVGFIDTDQVRTLMGTVFEKPLLDHLNALLAMGIALPGVVNLHYVTPEIFVYEGYVVISSELFYQS